From Amycolatopsis sp. WQ 127309:
TCACCGACCTGTGGGCCGGCGACGTCCCGATGTTCTCCGGCGAGCCCGGTTCGGCCGACCTGTGGGACGCCGAGGGCAAGCGGCTGCCCGACATGCTGAGCGCGACGCCGCTGGCGTCGGTGCTGGCGAAGATCGCCGGGATGACCACGATCGACCGCCGTGACCAGGAGTGGCTGATCTCCGCCGCGCTGGCCACCCGCCCGGCCGAGGAGACCCACGCCGGCACCGGCGTCACCGACGGCGTCCTGCCGAGCAAGAGCCCCGAGCCCGCGCACCTGCTTTCGGCCGCGTGCGGCATCGCCGACGCCATCATCGCCCGCGCGTCTTCGGTGGGCGGCCGGGTCAACTGGGTCGGGCTGGAGCTGGTCGACGAGAAGTACTGGGCCGTGCTGCCGATGGGCGCCGGGCTCGGCGAGGGCTACACCGGCGTCGCGTTGTTCCTGGCCCAGCTCGCGGAGCTGACCGGCATCGACCGCTACCACGACCTCGCCGGGAAAGCCCTGGCCGGGCTGCCGTGGCTGGTCTCGGAGCTGGAAGCCGACTCGGAGCTCGCGGAGGCGGCCGGCTGCGGCGGCCTGCTCGGGCTCGGCGGTGTCGCCTACGCGCTGGCCCGGCTGGCGCGGCTGCTCGCCCGGCCCGACCTGCTGGACCTGGCCGCCCGGACCGTCGCCGTGATGCCGGGCGCGACGCCGGCGACGTCACCGCGGTTCACCACCGGTCTCGCCGGTGGCCTGGTCGCGCTGCGGTCGGTCGCCGCCCAGACCGGGCTCGCGAGCGCGGCCCTGCTGGCCGACGCCTACGCCACCGAGCTCGCCGGCCGGTCCATCGACCCCGACCTGGCCGACCCCGGGTTCGCGCACGGCGCGGCCGGCGTCGACTGGGCCCTGCTCGGGCACCCGCGTGAGACGGCGACCCTGCCGCCCGCGACCGCGGCGACCGGGCACGGCTGGTGCTCCGGCCTGGCCGGGCAGGTCCTCGCCTACGCCGGCGACCCGGGCGTTCTCGGTGGTCTCGACGAGCAGGTCCGGCGCCTGGCCGCCCAGGACCCGCTGCGCGACCTGAGCCTGTGCCACGGCGAAACCGGCATCACCGACGTGCTCGGCGTCCTGGCCGAAACCGGCCACGCCGGCGCCGCGGCCGCCGTGGAGCGCCGGACCGGGCAGCTGCTGACCGCCGTCGAGCAGGACGGCGCGCGCTGCGGCACCCCGGACGCCGTGCCGTCGCCGGGCCTGCTGACCGGCCTGGCCGGCATCGGCTACGGCCTGCTGCGCCTGGGCTTCGGCCCGCGCGTCCCGTCCGCGCTGCTCCTGCAACCCCCGACTCGCTGACCGTCCCGCCCCACCTGCACGAGGAGAAACGCACGATGCCCGAAATCACCGCCGAGACCGTCGAAGCCACCGTCGGCGCCCTGGTGCTCCCGCGCGCGAACCGCGCCGGTGCGCGCAACCAGGCGCTGGCCGGGGCGCGGCCCCGGTTGTCCGGGATCACATTGGAGACGCTCGGTGAACCCACCGTCGTCACCAACGGCACTTTCGCCCTCTGACCGTCCGTCCTTTTCGCACCGCCAGTACTACCGAGAGTGGAGACACCCGCATGACCGAGCACGACACCGCCGCCATGGACAACCCGATCGGCGACTTGACCCTCCCGTCGTCGGCCCGGACCGGCGCCCGCAACCACGCACTGTCGGGGCGGGCCCCGAGGGCTTCGATGAATTCGCTCACCACGTTCGACGTCACGGTCGTCACCGGGGGTTTCACCGAATAGTGAGACACCGGCCCGCCGGTATTTCGACGGGCATCCGGAAGTGATCCGTCCGGCTATAGTCCCCGCTCATGGGCATCCGTTCGACGCGCCTCATCGGGCGGGACAGGGAGCTCGGCGCACTGTCCCAGGCTCTGGAGAAGGCCCGCACCGAGCACGGTGGGGCCTTCTTCCTTGTCGGCGAAGGCGGGATCGGGAAGTCCCGCCTCGCCGCGGACGTCGCCGCGCGGGCGCTGGCGACCGGGATGCCGGTGCTGCGCGGGCGGGCCAGCTCGATCGGGCCGATGGTGCCGTTCCGGCCGCTCGCCGAAGCCCTGCTGTCGCACTTCCGCGGCGGGCACCCGCCGGCCGCGCCGGAGCTCGACCCGCTGGTGCCGGTGCTGGCCCGGCTCGTGCCCGACTGGTACCGCGGTGACCGCCCGCACGACAACGGCTCGCTGATGGTGCTGGCCGAGGCCGTCTTCCGGCTGCTGTCGGTCGCCGGGCGCGCCGAGGGCTGCCTGATCGTGCTGGAGGACCTGCACAACGCCGACGCCGAGACGTTGTTCATCGTCGAGTACCTGGTGGACAACCTCGCGTCGGGCAAGGTGATGCTGATCGGCACCCTGCGCAACGAGCCCGGCGAGGCGCTGCGGCTGGCGACGGCGGCGTCGCAACGGTCGTCGAGCCGCACCTTCGAGCTGACCCGGCTGGACGCCGCCCGCACGCGCGAGTTCGCGGCGGCGTGCCTGGAGACCGAGCCGGACGCGGTCCCGGCCGCCGTCGCGAACCTGCTGTGGCAGAACAGTGAAGGCGTGCCGTTCGTCGTCGAGGAGCTGCTGCACGGGATGCTCGGCGACGGCCTGCTCGTCGGCGGATCGGGCGGCTGGCAGGTGGTCGGCGAGCTGCAGGCCCGGGTGCCCGAGGCGCTGATCAGCAGCATCGCCGCCCGGGTCGACGCGCTCGGTTCGGACGGCGAGACGCTGCTGTCGGTGGCCGCGGTGCTCGGGCGGCGGTTCCCGCTGTCGGTGGTGCAGGCGGTCACCGACATGGACGACCGGATGCTGCACAACCACATCAGCGCGAGCGTCGCCGCGCACCTCGTCACCACCGACGAGACCACCCCCGGCTGGTACGCCTTCCGGCACCCGCTCACCGCCGAGGCGCTGCTGTCGCGGCTGGTGCCCTCGACGAAGGCGAACCTGGCGCGCAAGGCCGCCGACGCCGTCGAGCTGCTGCACCCGGGCCTGCCCGGGGAGCTGTGCGCGCTGGCCGCGTCGCTGCGGCTGACCGCGATGGACCACCCCGGCGCCGGCCGGCTGTTCGCCGAAGCCGGCCGCCGCGCGCGTGACGGCGGGGCCGCCGACACGGCGGTGACCATGCTGACCCGCGCCGTCGAGCTGCTGGCCGCGGCGGGGACCGAGGACCGGGCCGACGCGCTGGAGGCGTTGCTGCACGCGCTCGGGCAGACCGGGCAGTTCGACCGGGCCGTCGAGTTCTCCGCGCGCTTCGCCGAGCTGGGCCGGCTAGAACGGGCGGTCGACCTGCACATCCAGCTGGCCTGGGCGGCCTACATCGCCGGGCGGCACGACGAGTGCCTCAACCAGATCGAGCAGGCTCGCGCCCCGCTGGGCGACGAGATGGCCGAGGAGCAGCGGGCGGCCGTCGACGCCGTCGAGGCGACGCTGTGGCTCGACGTCCCCGGCCCGGCCCACACCGAACGCGCCCGGAAGCTCGCCGACCAGGCGTGGCAGGTCGCCGAGCGCGCCGGGGTGCCGTTCGTGTCGTGCCAGGCGCTGCAGGTGCTCGGCATGGTGGCGCTGGAGACCGATCTCGCGGAGGCCGAGCGCTACCTGCAGCTGGCGCGGCGGCTCGCGGAGCGCCACCAGCTGACGCACCTGCGGACCCAGGTGCTGGTCCGCCTCGGCGGGCACCGGATGCTGGCCGAGGGCGACGTCCGGACGTTCGACCTGGCCCGCGCGGAGGCCCAGCGGACCGGCGCGATCACGCTGACCTGCGCGGTCGACGCGAGCCGCGCGGTGCACGCGGTGATGCGCGGCGAGTTCGAGCACGCGGACCGGATCCTGGCCGAGAACCTCGCCGTCCTCGGGCGGCTGCGGCTGGTCGCGCTGCTGCAGTACACGCACATGACGCGCGCGATGGTCGCCGCGCACCAGGCCGACCGGGCGCGGATGGAGCTGGCGCTGGACGACTTTCGCGCCGAAGGCGGCGGGACGGCGCAGGAGATGGTGCTCAGCGTCGGGCTGGCCCAGGTGTTCTGCTCGCTGCTGGAGGAGGACGCCGACCGCGCGCGCCGGGAGCTGGCGCAGGTGATGGCGCTGGAGGAGCGGCAGCCGAGCCGGTTCCACCTGGCGGGTCAGCACGGCCTGCGGCTGCTGGTCGAAGCCCTCGACGGGATCGAGACGGAGCCGGGTGAGCCGCGGGCGGCGGTGAGCGGGATGCGCTGGAACCGCCAGTTCGTCCTGCTGGGCGAGGCGGTCCGGCACGGCCGCGCGGGCGAGGCGGAGCTGGCCGACGCGGCGCTGGCGAAGGCGGTGGACGCGGCGGCGCTGTTCCCGGTCAGCCGGCACCTGGGGTTGCGCATGGTGGCGGAGTCAGCCGCGGCCGACGGCTGGGGCGACCCGGTGACGTGGCTGAAGGAGGCCGAGGAGTACTTCCACCAGGCGGGCATCTCGGCGGTGGCGAGCGCGTGCCGGGGCCTGCTGCGCAAGATCGGCGCCCCGGTGGGCCAGCGCCGCGAGGGCACCGACCGCCTCCCGGCCGACCTGCGTTCGGCCGGGGTGACGGTCCGGGAGTACGAGGTGCTGCAGCTGCTGGCGGACAACATGGGCAACAAGGACATCGCCCGCCGGCTGCACATCTCGCCACGCACGGTGGAGAAGCACGTGGCGAGCCTGATGGCGAAGTCGAACCTGCAGAACCGCACGGCCTTGACGGAGTACGCGTCGCGGTCGAGGTAGTCCTCAGCCGCCGTGGGTGGAGTCGCTCTGGTAGGTCGTGTACGTGTACGGGTTGTCCAGGACCTTCGTCTGCGGGACGTCCGGGTTCATGCCCTGGCGCCAGGCTTCTTCGCCCAGTTGCGCGCGCAGGTAGTCCACTGTGGACTCCACTTCGCGGCGGACCGCCGGCAGGTCGACGCCCACCAGGGCGCCGTCGCGTTTCACGATGCGGCCGTCGACCAGGACCGTGTGGACGTCGGCGCGCTGGGCCTGGAACGCGACGTGGCCGTACGGGTTGAGCAGCGGGAACGACACCGGCGACGCGTCGTTCTTCAGCAGCACCACGTCCGCCTTCTTGCCGACCTCGAGGCTGCCCAGGTCGGCTGCGCGCCCCAGCGCCGTCGCGCCGCCGCGGGTGGCCCATTCCACGACCTGCTCGGCGCGCAACGCCGCGTGCGTCACGGTTTCGCCCAGCTTGTGGGCTTCCAGGTGCTCGCGGGAGCGGTCCGCGCCGAGGGTCGAGCGCATCGCCGAGAACAGGTCGCCGCTCCACCAGACCGACGTGTCCATCGACAGCGACACCGGGATGCCGTACGCGCGCAAGGCCCAGGTGGGCGGGTAGCCCTGGCCGGCGCTCTGCTCGCTTTCGGTCGACACCGACACCGAGCCGCCGGTGGCCGCGATGCGGTGGTAGGAGTCGGCCGAGAGGGACGCGCCGTGGACGTAGACCGTCTCCGGCGTCATGAAGCCGTTGTCGTACATCAGCCGGATGCCGTCGTCGCCGGTCGCGCCCCAGACGCCGGCGTGGGTCGTCACCGGCACGCCCAGCTCGCGCGCCACCTCGAAGGCGGCCTTCTCGGGGAACGCCGGGTCGCCGGTGACGTCGAAGGCGAGCTGGAAGCCCAGGTCGCCGCCGGTGCGGCGGGTGACGAAGTCGCGGAACTCCGGTGTGCCCGTCCAGGTGGCCGGGGCGTCCTGGATGTTGCCGTAGGCCAGCACGAACCGGCCGGGCACGGATTCGAGCGCGTCGGCCGCGGCGTCGGCGTGCTGGGTGGTCTGCAGGCCGTGGGACCAGTCGACGGTGGTCGTGACGCCCGCTTCGAGCGCTTCCCACGCGCCGAGCAGGTTGCCCGCGTGGATGTCTTCGGGGCGGAAGACCTTGCCCCACTCCAGGTAGTACCAGACGAAGTACTGGGTGAGCGTCCAGTCGGCGCCGTAGCCGCGCATGGCCGTCTGCCACATGTGGCGGTGGGTGTCGATCATGCCCGGCATGACGATCCCGTCCGTCGCGTCGATCTCGACGGCTCCCGGCGGGGCGTCCAGCGCGGGGCCGATCGCGGCGATCCGGTCGCCGGTGACCAGGACGTCGGTGCCGGTGAGGACCCGGCGGGTGTCGTCGAGGGTCAGGACCGTGCCGCCGCGCAGGAGGACCGGCCGGCCGTCGGTGGGCTGCGTCATCGCTGCCTCGTTCTCCACGCACTTCTGCGTACACTCGTCCGCTGGACGGACATGGGGTGGGCGCAGTCACTTTTGCCCAGTGCCGCGCCGCTGTCAATCCCCGCCGCTACGCTGCCGGTGAGGGTTACCGCAGAGGGAGGTCGCGCATGCCACGCGAGGGAACCGGTCCCGACTTCATCGAGGCGCTCGCCCGCGGGCTCGAGGTGATCACGGCGTTCCGCCCGCACCAGCAGGCCATGACGCTCGCCGAGGTCGCCACGGCCACGAGCCTGGCCCGCCCGACCGCCCGGCGGATCCTGCTGACCCTCGAAGAGCTCGGGTACGTCCGTTCCGACGGCCGCGGCTTCGCCCTGACGCCCCGGGTGCTCGACCTCGGCGTCGCCTACGTGCGCTCGGCGGGCCTGTGGGACGTCGCCCGCCCGCACCTGGAACGCCTGGTCGCGCGCACGGACGAGTCGTGCTCGATCGCCCAGCTCGACGGCTCCGACATCGTCTACGTGGCGCGCGTGGCCGTGCCGAAGATCGTCGGACTCAGCGTGCAGATCGGCACGCGGTTCCCGGCGCTGCCGACGTCGCTGGGCAAGGTGCAGCTCGCCGCCCTGCCCCTCGACGAGCTGGAGGCCGTGCTGGCCGAGCCGACCCGCTCCGGGCTGGTCGCGCGCTGGCAGCCGGACCGGGCCGAGCGCGACGCCGAGCTGCGCGAGGTCCGGGCCCGCGGCTGGGCGCTCACCGACGAGCAGCTCACGCTGGGCATCCGCTCGGTCGCCGCGCCGCTGCGGGACGGCGCCGGCCGGGTGATCGCCGGCGTCAACGTCAACTGCCACGCCGCCGAGACGTCCGTCGAGCGGCTGCTGGAGCACCACCTGCCGCTGCTGCTGCAGACCGCCGGGGACATCAGCGCCGACTTCGCCCGGCTCGCCGACGTCCCGCACGTGACGGTCCCGGCGTCTTGACCGCCGTGAGCCACTCCCCCAAACTGAGCGGACATACGTCCGACTGACGGACACGAAGGTGAGGTTCGGGTGGACAACAGCGCCGCCGGTCCGTTGACCGGGCTGCTGGTCGCGGACTTCTCCCGGGTGCTCGCCGGGCCGTACGCCACGATGCTGCTGGCCGACCTGGGCGCCGAGGTCGTCAAGGTCGAAGGCCCGCAGGGTGACGAGACCCGCACGTGGATGCCGCCGGTCCGCGGCGACGTCTCCACCTACTACCTCGGCATCAACCGCGGGAAGCGCTCCATCGCCCTGGACCTGCGCGACGAGGCCGACGCCGTGCTCGCCCGCGAGCTGGCGGCCCGCGCGGACATCCTGATCGAGAACTTCAAGCCGGGCGGGCTGGCCAAGTACGGCCTCGACTACGCCAGCGTGCGGGCCGCCAACCCGGGATCGGTGTACGCGTCGATCAGCGGGTTCGGCTCGGGCGAGGGCCGGCACGTGCCCGGGTACGACCTGATGGTGCAGGCGATCTCCGGGCTGATGAGCCTCACCGGCGACCCGGACGGCCCGCCCTACCGCGCCGGGATCTCGGTGTTCGACGTGATGGCCGGCAACCACGCCGTCATCGGCATCCTGGCCGCGCTGCGCCACCGCGACGCGACCGGCGAAGGCCAGCACGTCGAGGTCAACCTGCTGTCCTCGGCGCTGACCGGGCTGGTCAACCACAGTTCCGCCTACGCCGCCGGGGGTGTGGTGCCGTACCGGATGGGCAACGCCCACCCGAGCGTCTTCCCGTACGAGCCGCTGCCCACCGCGGACAACGACCTGATCGTCGCCGCGGCCAACGACGGCCAGTTCCGCCGGCTCTGCGAAGTCCTGGACCTGCCCGACGTCCCGGACGACCCGCGCTTCGCCCGCAACGCCGACCGCACGAAGAACCGCGAGGAGCTCCGGCCGGTGCTCATCGAGCGGCTCGCCACCCGCGGCGCGGTCGAGTGGTTCGAGGCGCTGACGAAGGTCGGCGTGCCGTGCGGGCCGATCAACACCATCGACGGCGGTTTCGCGATGGCCGAACGCTTCGGGCTCGACCCGATCGTCGAGGTCGGCGAGGGTGACCGCGCGGTGCCGACCACCCGCCACCCCATCCGCTTCTCCGCCACCCCCGCCGCCTACCGGCTGCCGCCGCCGGAGCTGGACGAGCACGGCGCCGAGCTGCGCGCGTGGCTGACCACTCCCGAGGAGGGCGACGATGGCTGACAAACCGGAGTACGAGACGGCGCTCGGCGCGTCGAGCCGCGAC
This genomic window contains:
- a CDS encoding helix-turn-helix transcriptional regulator, which produces MGIRSTRLIGRDRELGALSQALEKARTEHGGAFFLVGEGGIGKSRLAADVAARALATGMPVLRGRASSIGPMVPFRPLAEALLSHFRGGHPPAAPELDPLVPVLARLVPDWYRGDRPHDNGSLMVLAEAVFRLLSVAGRAEGCLIVLEDLHNADAETLFIVEYLVDNLASGKVMLIGTLRNEPGEALRLATAASQRSSSRTFELTRLDAARTREFAAACLETEPDAVPAAVANLLWQNSEGVPFVVEELLHGMLGDGLLVGGSGGWQVVGELQARVPEALISSIAARVDALGSDGETLLSVAAVLGRRFPLSVVQAVTDMDDRMLHNHISASVAAHLVTTDETTPGWYAFRHPLTAEALLSRLVPSTKANLARKAADAVELLHPGLPGELCALAASLRLTAMDHPGAGRLFAEAGRRARDGGAADTAVTMLTRAVELLAAAGTEDRADALEALLHALGQTGQFDRAVEFSARFAELGRLERAVDLHIQLAWAAYIAGRHDECLNQIEQARAPLGDEMAEEQRAAVDAVEATLWLDVPGPAHTERARKLADQAWQVAERAGVPFVSCQALQVLGMVALETDLAEAERYLQLARRLAERHQLTHLRTQVLVRLGGHRMLAEGDVRTFDLARAEAQRTGAITLTCAVDASRAVHAVMRGEFEHADRILAENLAVLGRLRLVALLQYTHMTRAMVAAHQADRARMELALDDFRAEGGGTAQEMVLSVGLAQVFCSLLEEDADRARRELAQVMALEERQPSRFHLAGQHGLRLLVEALDGIETEPGEPRAAVSGMRWNRQFVLLGEAVRHGRAGEAELADAALAKAVDAAALFPVSRHLGLRMVAESAAADGWGDPVTWLKEAEEYFHQAGISAVASACRGLLRKIGAPVGQRREGTDRLPADLRSAGVTVREYEVLQLLADNMGNKDIARRLHISPRTVEKHVASLMAKSNLQNRTALTEYASRSR
- a CDS encoding amidohydrolase family protein, whose amino-acid sequence is MTQPTDGRPVLLRGGTVLTLDDTRRVLTGTDVLVTGDRIAAIGPALDAPPGAVEIDATDGIVMPGMIDTHRHMWQTAMRGYGADWTLTQYFVWYYLEWGKVFRPEDIHAGNLLGAWEALEAGVTTTVDWSHGLQTTQHADAAADALESVPGRFVLAYGNIQDAPATWTGTPEFRDFVTRRTGGDLGFQLAFDVTGDPAFPEKAAFEVARELGVPVTTHAGVWGATGDDGIRLMYDNGFMTPETVYVHGASLSADSYHRIAATGGSVSVSTESEQSAGQGYPPTWALRAYGIPVSLSMDTSVWWSGDLFSAMRSTLGADRSREHLEAHKLGETVTHAALRAEQVVEWATRGGATALGRAADLGSLEVGKKADVVLLKNDASPVSFPLLNPYGHVAFQAQRADVHTVLVDGRIVKRDGALVGVDLPAVRREVESTVDYLRAQLGEEAWRQGMNPDVPQTKVLDNPYTYTTYQSDSTHGG
- a CDS encoding IclR family transcriptional regulator C-terminal domain-containing protein, with protein sequence MPREGTGPDFIEALARGLEVITAFRPHQQAMTLAEVATATSLARPTARRILLTLEELGYVRSDGRGFALTPRVLDLGVAYVRSAGLWDVARPHLERLVARTDESCSIAQLDGSDIVYVARVAVPKIVGLSVQIGTRFPALPTSLGKVQLAALPLDELEAVLAEPTRSGLVARWQPDRAERDAELREVRARGWALTDEQLTLGIRSVAAPLRDGAGRVIAGVNVNCHAAETSVERLLEHHLPLLLQTAGDISADFARLADVPHVTVPAS
- a CDS encoding CaiB/BaiF CoA-transferase family protein; this translates as MDNSAAGPLTGLLVADFSRVLAGPYATMLLADLGAEVVKVEGPQGDETRTWMPPVRGDVSTYYLGINRGKRSIALDLRDEADAVLARELAARADILIENFKPGGLAKYGLDYASVRAANPGSVYASISGFGSGEGRHVPGYDLMVQAISGLMSLTGDPDGPPYRAGISVFDVMAGNHAVIGILAALRHRDATGEGQHVEVNLLSSALTGLVNHSSAYAAGGVVPYRMGNAHPSVFPYEPLPTADNDLIVAAANDGQFRRLCEVLDLPDVPDDPRFARNADRTKNREELRPVLIERLATRGAVEWFEALTKVGVPCGPINTIDGGFAMAERFGLDPIVEVGEGDRAVPTTRHPIRFSATPAAYRLPPPELDEHGAELRAWLTTPEEGDDG